In Miscanthus floridulus cultivar M001 chromosome 5, ASM1932011v1, whole genome shotgun sequence, one genomic interval encodes:
- the LOC136453839 gene encoding uncharacterized protein, protein MQDLFSVPSCFSAGEKLPDVPASAAATRSGQSAATLVYRAGIAGEDRLVTVTWCRNLLTHGLSVSIEGSAGGGKDKSGSSGSSSRDREWSDADGGGGASSKQGCSTACKVEMQPWHFWRKYGAKQFHVDGRAVDVVWDLRSARYSDEPEPMSDYYVAVVSDDEVVLLLGNLKKEAFRRTGSRPSLRDAVLVCKKEHVFSKKRFLTKARFHDRGKLHDISIECSSSSNLSGAGVGVDVDMVIKIDGSVNVLVRHLQWKFRGNECISINHLKVQVYWDAHDWLFGTGMRNALFIFKPEPPSTTAVDLHTDEYSDFCLFLYAWKLE, encoded by the coding sequence ATGCAGGACTTGTTCTCGGTCCCTTCGTGTTTCTCGGCGGGCGAGAAGCTGCCGGACGTCCCGGCGTCCGCGGCGGCCACCAGGTCCGGGCAGAGCGCGGCGACGCTGGTTTACCGCGCGGGGATCGCCGGAGAGGACCGCCTGGTGACGGTCACGTGGTGCAGGAACCTGCTCACCCACGGCCTGTCCGTGTCGATCGAAGGGTCGGCGGGCGGCGGCAAGGACAAGAGCGggagcagcggcagcagcagcagggacAGGGAGTGGAGTGACGccgacggtggtggcggtgcgTCCTCCAAGCAGGGCTGCAGCACCGCCTGCAAGGTGGAGATGCAGCCGTGGCACTTCTGGCGCAAGTACGGCGCCAAGCAGTTCCACGTCGACGGCAGGGCCGTCGACGTCGTCTGGGACCTCCGGAGCGCGAGGTACTCCGACGAGCCCGAGCCGATGTCCGACTACTACGTCGCCGTGGTGTCGGACGACGAGGTCGTGCTCCTCCTCGgcaacctcaagaaggaggcgtTCCGGCGCACCGGGTCGCGGCCGTCGCTGCGGGACGCCGTCCTGGTGTGCAAGAAGGAGCACGTCTTCAGCAAGAAGCGGTTCCTCACCAAGGCCAGGTTCCACGACAGGGGCAAGCTGCACGACATCAGCATCgagtgcagcagcagcagcaacctcAGCGGCGCCGGCGTCGGCGTCGACGTCGACATGGTCATCAAGATCGACGGCTCCGTCAACGTCCTCGTCAGGCACCTGCAGTGGAAGTTCAGAGGCAACGAGTGCATCTccatcaaccacctcaaggtgcaGGTGTACTGGGACGCGCACGACTGGCTCTTTGGCACGGGGATGAGGAACGCACTGTTCATCTTCAAGCCCGAGCCGCCGTCCACCACCGCTGTGGACCTCCACACTGATGAGTACTCTGATTTCTGCCTGTTTCTGTACGCATGGAAACTTGAGTGA